Proteins from a genomic interval of Streptomyces sp. Tu6071:
- a CDS encoding HAD family hydrolase, which produces MNDFTHPLLSWTPEAAVLDCDGTLVDSERHWHEARIATLGTLGLRPSPGFAARALGLHYADCGRLMAEEAGKPELTEELTAELLRRFTALAAADPVLMPGAGAFVRALAERMPLAVASNCPREVVETSLGRAGLLGHFRHVVVPDAEVRAKPEPDVYRKGAELLGVDPDRALAVEDTLTGVEAARAAGLRVLGVGPRPAEAERAHLWVPALDAPVLLAWVRAHVTGDQESRS; this is translated from the coding sequence ATGAACGACTTCACGCACCCCCTGCTCTCCTGGACCCCCGAGGCCGCCGTACTCGACTGCGACGGCACCCTCGTCGACTCCGAGCGGCACTGGCACGAGGCCAGGATCGCCACGCTCGGCACCCTCGGCCTGCGGCCCTCGCCCGGATTCGCCGCGCGGGCCCTCGGGCTCCACTACGCCGACTGCGGCCGGCTCATGGCCGAGGAGGCCGGAAAGCCGGAGCTGACCGAGGAACTGACGGCCGAACTCCTGCGCCGCTTCACCGCGCTCGCCGCCGCCGACCCCGTCCTCATGCCGGGCGCGGGCGCCTTCGTCCGCGCACTCGCCGAACGGATGCCGCTCGCGGTGGCGAGCAACTGCCCCAGGGAGGTCGTCGAGACCTCGCTGGGACGGGCCGGGCTGCTCGGCCACTTCCGGCACGTCGTGGTGCCGGACGCGGAGGTACGGGCGAAACCGGAGCCCGACGTGTACCGGAAGGGCGCGGAACTTCTCGGCGTCGACCCCGACCGCGCCCTCGCCGTCGAGGACACGCTCACCGGTGTGGAGGCGGCGCGGGCCGCGGGCCTGCGGGTGCTCGGCGTGGGCCCGCGGCCCGCGGAGGCCGAACGGGCGCACCTGTGGGTGCCCGCCCTGGACGCGCCTGTCCTGCTGGCCTGGGTGCGGGCGCATGTGACGGGGGACCAGGAGTCGCGCTCCTGA
- a CDS encoding fatty acid desaturase family protein: protein MTTTPLAPRPVPAPRGAGDRSGGSDFARLAQRISAAGLLDRRPGYYTLRLGLVAAALAGGWTAFALLGDSWWQLAVAAFLALVFGQVALVAHDLAHRQVFRTRRPSEIGGRLFGNLGIGMSYGWWMNKHTRHHANPNHEELDPDVAPDILVWSKEQARHSKGIARLLGGHQAALFFPLLTLEGFNLHVSSVRALRKPEMKQPVLEGVLLFAHLAGYLAALFLVLSPGKAVAFLFVHQALFGVYLGSTFAPNHKGMPTLSGNDRPDFLRRQVLTSRNVRGGLVTDVALGGLNYQIEHHLFPSMPTPHLRRAQPLVRAYCAELGIPYHETGLLRSYKEALTHLHRVGEPLRRGVVTPAATEG from the coding sequence ATGACGACGACTCCCCTCGCACCCCGCCCGGTGCCCGCGCCGCGCGGCGCGGGTGACCGGAGCGGCGGCAGCGATTTCGCCCGCCTCGCCCAGCGCATCAGCGCGGCCGGACTGCTCGACCGGCGCCCCGGTTACTACACCCTGCGCCTCGGCCTCGTCGCGGCGGCCCTCGCGGGCGGCTGGACGGCCTTCGCGCTGCTCGGCGACTCCTGGTGGCAGCTCGCCGTGGCCGCGTTCCTCGCGCTCGTCTTCGGCCAGGTCGCCCTGGTCGCACACGACTTGGCGCACCGTCAGGTGTTCCGTACGCGGCGGCCCAGCGAGATCGGCGGGCGGCTCTTCGGGAATCTCGGCATCGGCATGAGCTACGGCTGGTGGATGAACAAGCACACCCGCCACCACGCCAACCCGAACCACGAGGAGCTGGACCCGGACGTCGCCCCGGACATCCTCGTGTGGTCGAAGGAGCAGGCGCGGCACAGCAAGGGCATCGCCCGGCTCCTCGGCGGTCACCAGGCGGCGCTGTTCTTCCCGTTGCTCACGCTGGAGGGCTTCAACCTCCACGTGTCGAGTGTGCGGGCGCTGCGCAAGCCGGAGATGAAGCAGCCGGTCCTCGAAGGGGTGCTGCTCTTCGCGCACCTGGCGGGGTACCTCGCGGCGCTCTTCCTGGTCCTCTCGCCCGGCAAGGCCGTCGCCTTCCTCTTCGTGCACCAGGCGCTCTTCGGCGTCTACCTCGGCTCCACCTTCGCCCCCAACCACAAGGGGATGCCGACGCTGTCCGGGAACGACCGGCCCGACTTCCTGCGCCGGCAGGTCCTCACCTCGCGCAACGTGCGCGGCGGGCTCGTCACCGACGTCGCCCTCGGCGGCCTCAACTACCAGATCGAGCACCACCTCTTCCCGAGCATGCCGACCCCGCACCTGCGCCGGGCCCAGCCCCTCGTGCGCGCGTACTGCGCCGAGCTCGGCATCCCGTACCACGAGACGGGGCTGCTGCGCTCGTACAAGGAGGCGCTGACACACCTGCACCGGGTGGGCGAGCCCCTCAGGCGCGGCGTCGTGACCCCGGCGGCGACCGAGGGCTGA
- a CDS encoding dihydroxyacetone kinase subunit DhaK, which produces MAPYFENNGDRLVPDALRGFARAHGDLLSLDPEHGFLLARDTAPGRRVGLLSGGGAGHEPLHAGFVGPGMLDVAVPGRVFASPHNRQVYAASRAGARADGVLHLVKNYTGDRINFGIAAERLAHDGIACARVLIDDDLASDAEEIASGRRGTGGTVLVEKVLGAAADEGLGLDELAAVGAGLAARCRSLAVASAAHTAPTTGERAFELADGELEYGVGIHGERAGRTVPRGELTPLVERMTGELLAALDPGTGSEAIVLVNGLGAVTPLELYGIYGEVARHLEAQGVRPARSLVGNYVTALDMRGFSVSLLLADEETLRRWDAPVRTAALRW; this is translated from the coding sequence ATGGCCCCCTACTTCGAGAACAACGGCGACCGCCTCGTACCGGACGCGCTGCGAGGCTTCGCGCGCGCCCACGGGGACCTCCTCTCGCTCGATCCCGAGCACGGCTTCCTGCTCGCGCGCGACACCGCCCCCGGGCGCAGGGTCGGCCTGCTCTCCGGCGGCGGCGCGGGGCACGAGCCGCTGCACGCCGGGTTCGTGGGGCCGGGGATGCTCGACGTCGCCGTACCGGGGCGGGTCTTCGCCTCGCCGCACAACCGGCAGGTGTACGCGGCCTCGCGCGCCGGAGCGCGCGCGGACGGCGTCCTGCACCTCGTGAAGAACTACACCGGCGACCGCATCAACTTCGGCATCGCCGCCGAACGCCTCGCCCACGACGGCATCGCCTGCGCGCGCGTCCTGATCGACGACGACCTCGCCTCGGACGCCGAGGAGATCGCCTCGGGACGGCGCGGCACCGGCGGCACGGTGCTCGTGGAGAAGGTGCTCGGCGCGGCGGCCGACGAGGGCCTCGGGCTCGACGAACTCGCCGCCGTCGGCGCCGGGCTCGCGGCCCGCTGCCGCTCCCTCGCCGTCGCCTCGGCCGCGCACACCGCGCCCACGACAGGTGAGCGCGCCTTCGAACTGGCGGACGGCGAGCTGGAGTACGGGGTCGGCATCCACGGCGAGCGCGCGGGCCGCACCGTGCCGCGCGGCGAGCTGACCCCGCTCGTCGAGCGGATGACGGGCGAACTGCTCGCGGCGCTCGATCCGGGCACCGGCAGCGAGGCGATCGTCCTCGTCAACGGGCTCGGCGCGGTGACACCGCTGGAGCTGTACGGGATCTACGGCGAGGTCGCGCGCCACCTGGAGGCGCAGGGGGTGCGCCCGGCGCGCAGCCTCGTCGGCAACTACGTGACAGCGCTCGACATGCGCGGCTTCTCGGTGAGCCTCCTGCTCGCCGACGAGGAGACGCTGCGCCGCTGGGACGCCCCGGTGCGGACGGCGGCGCTGCGGTGGTGA
- a CDS encoding DAK2 domain-containing protein has protein sequence MAWTGPEPDADGWMRRFAASARATEAELTALDQRVGDGDFGTNLSAGVGAALRRADAAPGTDTLEHFAEAFLDEVGGTSGPLFGLLLQAMAGAVGEGGWTVVALADGVGEGLAAIRRVGGAAPGDKTLVDALHPAAESLRDSAADPAGTPGSALAAAAEAGWAGVHRTAGLRARMGRSSYLGDRATGVPDPGAVGVALFFASAGGEVRELAPHLSASDV, from the coding sequence ATGGCATGGACGGGCCCCGAACCGGACGCGGACGGCTGGATGCGCCGCTTCGCGGCCTCCGCGCGGGCCACCGAGGCCGAACTGACCGCGCTCGACCAGCGGGTGGGGGACGGCGACTTCGGTACGAACCTGAGCGCGGGCGTCGGCGCCGCGCTGCGCCGTGCCGACGCCGCCCCCGGCACGGACACGCTGGAACACTTCGCCGAGGCGTTCCTCGACGAGGTCGGCGGGACGAGCGGCCCGCTCTTCGGGCTGCTCCTCCAGGCGATGGCGGGGGCGGTGGGCGAAGGGGGCTGGACCGTCGTCGCGCTGGCCGACGGCGTCGGCGAGGGCCTCGCGGCGATACGCCGCGTGGGCGGCGCGGCCCCGGGGGACAAGACCCTGGTCGACGCCCTCCACCCGGCGGCGGAGTCCCTGAGGGACAGCGCCGCCGACCCCGCCGGTACCCCGGGCTCCGCCCTGGCCGCCGCCGCCGAGGCCGGCTGGGCCGGAGTCCACCGCACGGCGGGGCTCCGCGCCCGTATGGGCCGCTCCAGCTACCTCGGCGACAGGGCCACGGGCGTCCCGGACCCGGGAGCGGTGGGCGTGGCCCTGTTCTTCGCCTCGGCGGGAGGAGAGGTGCGGGAGTTGGCTCCCCACCTGAGCGCTTCCGACGTCTGA
- a CDS encoding ScbR family autoregulator-binding transcription factor: MLEAAADLFATRGYAATSINDISARSGRTSGAVYFHYTNKEGVALAVVRDRFADWGHLRSRYTARDVCPLENLVGLSFAVAGSLADDPVARAGARLWAERATIAAPLPDPFGAWTFCATRLLARARQRGTLSSGVSPARTAPALVRAFYGVSVLTAPLGAHEGAGSGRGAGEGRWRGQIVGERLYEWWRLVLPALYVRRGDPGLLERAARAAVEPDHPLAERA, translated from the coding sequence GTGCTGGAAGCGGCGGCCGACCTCTTCGCCACGCGCGGCTACGCCGCGACGAGCATCAACGACATAAGCGCCAGGTCCGGCCGGACCAGCGGAGCCGTCTACTTCCACTACACGAACAAGGAGGGCGTCGCCCTCGCCGTCGTCAGGGACCGCTTCGCCGACTGGGGCCACCTGCGGTCCAGGTACACGGCACGCGACGTGTGCCCCCTGGAGAACCTGGTCGGGCTCAGCTTCGCCGTCGCGGGCAGTCTCGCCGACGACCCGGTGGCCCGCGCCGGGGCCCGTCTGTGGGCCGAGCGCGCCACGATCGCCGCCCCGCTCCCCGACCCCTTCGGGGCCTGGACCTTCTGCGCCACCCGGCTGCTCGCCCGCGCCCGCCAGCGCGGCACGCTCAGCTCGGGCGTGAGTCCGGCCCGGACCGCTCCCGCGCTGGTCCGGGCCTTCTACGGCGTCTCCGTCCTCACCGCCCCGCTCGGCGCGCACGAGGGCGCGGGCTCCGGCAGGGGCGCGGGGGAGGGGAGGTGGCGCGGCCAGATCGTCGGCGAGCGCCTGTACGAGTGGTGGCGCCTCGTCCTCCCCGCGCTGTACGTGCGGCGGGGCGACCCCGGCCTCCTGGAGCGTGCCGCGCGGGCCGCCGTCGAGCCCGATCACCCCCTCGCGGAGCGCGCCTGA
- a CDS encoding glycosyltransferase, whose amino-acid sequence MKIALLIHNAYGIGGTVRAVANLSAALAGRGHSVEVVSVHRPSDRPDLGFDPRVRLRALLDMREGARGYAGEDPLTQRPNTVFPDSGVDFGRLRYTALHDARVAAWLDGTDADAVIATRPLLNGYLARHGRPGLVRVGQEHLAMDAHSEQLRTDQNATLDGLDAFVTVSEADAAQYRAALPGVRAEILCVPNAVPAPAVAPATLASPVIVAAGRLVAVKRYDRLLRAFAAAAPAFPEWSLRLYGRGPDKARLRALVDELGIYERARLMGPASPLETEWVKGSIAAVSSDRESFGLTLVEAMHCGVPVLATDCPYGPGEIISHRDTGVLVPLDGDEDDRVAAYATALRDLMGDPGLRAKLGARGRERAARYAPERIAREYENLLTRLGAGRGRRRPLSALRALLRPRTPAASAEPAPARPPHAVARALPGGALSFVLEREGLPEGPLDLLVRLRKDPEQRSVRVPLDGTEAVLPAAAHPLAEGRWDCFVVPRDADESARARLRAVRAEQAALLGAAPLVDAGGLRTRVPYVTSDGFLAVRAWARPRHAEVTGVRLGAAHAEVEARFLAPGGADPEGGVVRARARGCGRSFDVPVSGDGAGDGAFRFVLPLPRAGDVPLTGEEAPKEVWDLELRTPGPDGAPVPLGRVTGDGTDRKRTDRYPGVTVPHPEHGTATVRPFFTSAHGLALIVRPPAPPES is encoded by the coding sequence ATGAAAATCGCCCTGCTGATCCACAACGCCTACGGGATCGGCGGCACCGTCCGCGCGGTCGCGAACCTCTCCGCCGCGCTCGCCGGGCGCGGCCACTCCGTCGAGGTCGTGAGCGTGCACCGCCCCTCGGACCGCCCCGATCTCGGTTTCGACCCGCGCGTGCGGCTGCGCGCCCTCCTCGACATGCGCGAGGGCGCGCGCGGCTACGCGGGCGAGGACCCGCTCACCCAGCGCCCGAACACCGTCTTCCCGGACTCGGGCGTCGACTTCGGCCGGCTGCGCTACACCGCGCTGCACGACGCGCGCGTCGCCGCCTGGCTCGACGGCACCGACGCCGACGCGGTCATCGCCACCCGCCCCCTCCTCAACGGCTATCTCGCCCGCCACGGCCGCCCCGGGCTCGTCCGCGTCGGCCAGGAACACCTCGCGATGGACGCGCACAGCGAGCAGCTGCGCACCGACCAGAACGCGACGCTCGACGGGCTCGACGCCTTCGTCACCGTCTCCGAGGCCGACGCCGCGCAGTACCGGGCCGCGCTCCCCGGCGTCCGCGCCGAGATCCTGTGCGTCCCGAACGCCGTCCCCGCCCCCGCCGTCGCGCCCGCCACGCTCGCCTCGCCCGTGATCGTCGCGGCGGGGCGGCTCGTCGCCGTCAAGCGCTACGACCGCCTCCTGCGCGCCTTCGCCGCCGCCGCGCCGGCCTTCCCCGAGTGGAGCCTGCGGCTGTACGGGCGCGGCCCCGACAAGGCGCGGCTGCGCGCCCTCGTCGACGAACTGGGCATCTACGAACGAGCCCGCCTCATGGGCCCGGCCTCGCCCCTGGAGACCGAGTGGGTCAAGGGCTCGATCGCCGCCGTCTCCTCGGACCGCGAGTCCTTCGGCCTCACCCTCGTCGAGGCGATGCACTGCGGCGTGCCCGTGCTCGCGACCGACTGCCCCTACGGCCCCGGCGAGATCATCAGCCACCGCGACACCGGGGTCCTCGTCCCGCTCGACGGCGACGAGGACGACCGCGTCGCCGCCTACGCGACCGCGCTGCGCGACCTCATGGGCGACCCCGGGCTGCGCGCCAAGCTCGGCGCGCGGGGCCGCGAGCGCGCCGCCCGCTACGCGCCCGAGCGGATCGCGCGGGAGTACGAGAACCTGCTGACCCGCCTCGGCGCGGGCCGGGGCCGCCGCCGCCCGCTCAGCGCCCTCCGCGCGCTCCTGCGCCCCCGCACCCCGGCCGCCTCCGCGGAGCCCGCGCCCGCGAGGCCCCCGCACGCGGTGGCCCGCGCGCTCCCCGGCGGCGCGCTCTCCTTCGTCCTGGAGCGCGAGGGGCTACCCGAGGGGCCGCTCGACCTGCTCGTCCGCCTGCGCAAGGACCCGGAACAGCGTTCCGTACGGGTGCCGCTCGACGGCACGGAGGCGGTGCTGCCCGCCGCCGCGCACCCGCTCGCCGAGGGCCGCTGGGACTGCTTCGTGGTGCCGCGCGACGCCGACGAGTCCGCCCGCGCCCGGCTGCGCGCGGTCCGCGCCGAACAGGCCGCGCTGCTCGGCGCCGCGCCCCTCGTGGACGCCGGGGGGCTGCGCACGCGGGTGCCGTACGTGACGAGCGACGGCTTCCTCGCGGTACGGGCCTGGGCGCGGCCCCGGCACGCGGAGGTCACCGGGGTACGGCTCGGCGCGGCGCACGCCGAGGTCGAGGCGCGGTTCCTGGCCCCGGGCGGGGCCGACCCGGAGGGGGGCGTGGTCAGGGCGCGGGCGCGCGGCTGCGGGCGGTCCTTCGACGTCCCGGTGAGCGGCGACGGCGCGGGGGACGGCGCCTTCCGCTTCGTGCTCCCGCTGCCGCGCGCGGGGGACGTGCCGCTGACGGGCGAGGAGGCCCCGAAGGAGGTGTGGGACCTGGAACTGCGCACCCCGGGACCCGACGGGGCGCCGGTCCCGCTCGGCCGGGTCACGGGCGACGGCACCGACCGCAAGCGCACCGACCGCTACCCCGGCGTCACGGTCCCGCACCCCGAGCACGGCACCGCGACGGTCCGCCCCTTCTTCACCTCGGCGCACGGCCTCGCGCTGATCGTGCGGCCCCCGGCGCCGCCGGAGAGCTGA